The region GTGGGGGTGTGGTCAGTGAGCCAGGTGTTTGGTCGCAGGTGAACATCATTGTCTGGCAGTAgggcagagagaggaggagctATAGACACAAGCAGTGACATCATCACCGTTGCCATGGAAACAATCATAAtgacctacagagagagagagagagagagagagagagagatattagtTCTGTAGATGAGTATCtgaagtgtttgtgttgttCAGAGAGAATTATTCATGCGGAGAGAAGAACGCCGAGAAGCATTCTCCGGCGGATTGTCTGTTCCAGGCATGGCGGCGGTTCCATTGCTGAGGAGAGAAGCCATGTCTATTTATAAAAGTCTCTAAATCTGAGCTCCTACAGATGATGAAGTTTCTCTGAGCTGAGATGCTGCCATGCATCAGGTTCTAAACCCAACCTGACCCAAGCAGTGCTGGCGCTGAGGCTGGACTCGCTCCAGCAGAGACTCCACTCGGAAACAGCAAGGAAACTTCAGactctctctcaccttctctgatgttatttttatatttagctGCTGATTGGAGTGTCCCCCGAGAGATGCCATCAAAGCCCTTCACTTCAAAAAGTCCCCATAACCAGCAGAGACATCACCACGGAAACAGGCCTGAGATCAGACAACAGGCTTCTTGTGCTCTGCTCTGTTCATTACTGGGGAGGTGTGAGGAGTGGGAAGTGGGGGGTGTGGGGTATGGGGGTGGAAATGTAGAGGTGGTGAGTGAAAGACCAAAACAGAGGACTAAGTGGTGGGTTTTGGACATTTGGAGGAGAGGTGGATTTTGGACATTTGGAGGAGAGGTGGGTTTTGGACATTTGGAGGAGAGGTGGATTTTGGATATTTCAGGGTGAAATAGACTATGTACATTTTGAGGTGAGGTGGGTTTTGGACGTTTGGGGTAGAGGTGGGATTTTGGACGTTTGGGGGAGAGGTGGGTTTTAGACGTTTgaggaagagctgggttttggGTGTTTGGGGAAAAGGTGGGTTTTGGCCATTTGGAGGAGAAGTGGGTTTTGGACATTTGGAGGAGAGGTGGATTTTGGACATTTGGAGGAGAGGTGGGTTTTGGACATTTGGAGGAGAGGTGGGTTTTGGATATTTCAGGGTGAAATAGACTATGTACATTTTGAGGTGAGGTGGGTTTTGGATGTTTGGCGGAGAGGTGGGATTTTGGACGTTTGGGGGAGAGGTGGGTTTTGGATATTTCAGGGTGAAATAGACTATGTACATTTTGAGGTGAGGTGGGTTTTGGATGTTTGGGGGAGAGGTGGGATTTTGGACGTTTGGGGGAGAGGTGGGTTTTAGACGTTTgaggaagagctgggttttggGTGTTTGGGGAAAAGGTGGGTTTTGGCCATTTGGAGGAGAAGTGGGTTTTGGACATTTGGGGGAGAGGTGGGTTTCGGCCGTTTGGGGGAGAGGTGGGTTTTGGACATTTGGGGGAGAGGTGGGTTTTGGCCGTTTGGGGGAGAGGTGGGTTTTGGACGTTTGAGGGAGAGGCGGGGTTTTGGAAGTTTGGGGGGAGGGTTTTGGCCGTTTGGGGGAGAGGTGGGGTTTTGGATGTTTGGGGGAGAGGTAGGTTTTGGGTGTTTGGGGAAAAGGTGGGTTTTGGCCATTTGGAGGAGAAGTGGGTTTTGGATATTTGGGGGAGAGGTGGGTTTCGGCCGTTTGAAAGAGAGGGGTTTTGGCAGTTTGGAGGAGAGGTGGGTTTTGGCAGTTTGGAGGAGATGTGGATTTTGGATATTTCAGggtgaaatatattttgtaggTTTTGAGGTGAGGTGGGTTTTGTCCATTTGGAAGAAAGGGGTTTTGGCAGTTTGGAGGAGAGGTGGGTTTTGGCAGTTTGGAGGAGAGGTGGATTTTGGATATTTCAGGATGACATATTTTGTACGTTTTGAGGTGAGGTGGGTTTTGGACATTTGGGGGAGATGTGGGATTTTGGACGTTTGTGGGAGAGGTAGGTTTTGGACGTTTGAGGGAGAGCTGGGTTTTGGATGTTTGGGGAAAAGGCGGGTTTTGGCCATTTGGAGGAGAAGTGGGTTTTGGATATTTGGGGCAAAGGTGGGTTTTGGCTGTTTGGGGGAGAGGTGGGTTTTGGATGTTTGGGGGAGAGGTAGGTTTTGGCCGTTTGGGGAAGAGGTAGGTTTTGGCCGTTTGGAGGAGAAGTGGGTTTTAGATGTTTGGAGGAGAGGTGGATTTTGGATATTTCAGggtgaaatatattttgtacgTTTTGAGGTGAGGTGGGTTTTGGACATTTGGGGGAGATGTGGGATTTTGGACATTTGGGGGAGAGGTAGGTTTTGGACGTTTGGGGGAGAGGTAGGTTTTGGACGTTTGGGAAAGAGGTGGGTTTTAGATGTTTGAGGGAGAGCTGGGTTTTGGATGTTTGGGGAAAAGGCGTGTTTTGGCCATTTGGAGGAGAAGTGGGTTTTGGATGTTTGAGGGAGAGGCAGGGTTTTGGACATTTGGGGGAAAGGTGGATTTTTTGACGTTTGGGGGAGAGGTGGGGTTTTGGGCGTTTGGGGGAGATTTAGGTTTTGACCGTTTGGAGGAGAGGTGGGTTTTGGCCATTTGGAGGAGAGGTGGGTTTTGGCCGTTTGGAGGAGAGGTGGGTTTTGGCCATTTGGAGGAGAGGTGGGTTCTGGCCATTTGGAGGAGAGGTGGGTTTTGGCAGTTTGGAGGAGAGGtggtttttttaatgtttggggGGAGAGGTAGGTTTTGGCCGTTTGGGGGAGAGGTAGGTTTTGGCCATTTGGAAGAGAGGTGGGTTTTGGATGTTTAGAGGAGAGGTAGATTTTGGCTGTTTGGTGGAGAGGTAGATTTTGGCTGTTTGGAGGAGAGTTGGGTTTTGGCCGTTTGGAGGAGAGGTGGGTTTTGGATGTTTAGAGGAGAGGTAGATTTTGGCTGTTTGGTGGAGAGGTAGATTTTGGCTGTTTGGAGGAGAGTTGGGTTTTGGCCGTTTGGAGGAGAGGTGGGTTTTGGCCGTTTGGAGGAGAGGTGAGTTTGTCTGTCTGGAGGAGAGGTGGGTTCTGGCCATTTGGAGGAGAGGAGGGTTCTGGCCGTTTGGAGGAGAGGTGGGTTTTGGCAGTTTGGAGGAGAGGTGGGTTTTGGATGTTTGGGGGAGAGGTGGGTTCTGGCCGTTTGGAGGAGATGTGGGTTTTGGCAGTTTGGAGGAGAGGTGGGTTTTGGATGTTTGGGGGAGAGGCAGGTTTTGGCCGTTTGAGGCAGAGGTAGGTTTTGGCAGTTTGGAGGAGAGGTGGGTTTTGGATGTTTGGGGGAGAGGTAGGTTTTGGCCATTTGGAGGAGAGGTAGATTTTGGGTATTTGGAGGAGAGGTGGGTTTTGGCCATTTGGAGGAGAGGTGGGTTTTGGATGTTTGGAGGAGAGGTGGGTTTTGTATGTTTGGAGGAGAGGTGGGTTTTGGTCATTTGGAGGAGAGGTGGCTTTTGGCCATTTGGAAGAGAGGTGGGTTTTGGATTTTTGGGGGAGCGGTGGAGAGGTGGGTTTTGGCCGTTTGGATGAGAGGTAGGTTTTGGATGTTTGGGGAAAAGGCGGGTTTTGACCGTTTGGAGGAGAGGTAGACTTTGGCCTTTTGGAGGAGAGGTAGATTTTGGCTGTTTGGAGGAGAGTTGGGTTTTGGCCGTTTGGAGGAGAGGTGGGTTTTTGCCGTTTGGAGGAGAGGTAGGTTTTGGCAGTTTGGAGAAGAGGTGGGTTTTGGATGTTTGGGGGAGAGGCAGGTTTTGGCCATTTGGGGGAGAGGTAGATTTTGGGTATTTGGAGGAGAGGTAGACTTTGGCCTTTTGGAGGAGAGGTAGATTTTGGCTGTTTGGAGGAGAGTTGGGTTTTGGCCGTTTGGAGGAGAGGTGGGTTTTTGCCGTTTGGAGGAGAGGTGGGTTTTGGCAGTTTGGAGGAGAGGTGGGTTTTGGATGTTTGGGGGAGAGGTAGGTTTTGGCCGTTTGGGGGAGAGGTGGGTTCTGGCCGTTTGGAGGAGAGGAGGGTTCTGGCTGTTTGGAGGAGAGGTGGGTTTTGGCAGTTTGGAGGAGAGGTGGGTTTTGGATGTTTGGGGGAGAGGTAAGTTTTGGCCATTTGGAGGAGAGGTGGGTTTTGGCCATTTGGAGGAGAGGTGGGTTTTGGTCATTTGGAGGAGAGGTGGCTTTTGGCCATTTGGAGGAGAGGTGGGTTTTGGATGTTTGGGGGAGCGGTGGAGAGGTGGGTTTTGGCCGTTTGGAGGAGAGGTAGGTTTTGGAATTTTGGGAAAAGGCGGGTTTCGGCCATTTGGGGGAGATGTGGGTTTTGGCCGTTTGGAGGAGATGTGGGTTTTGGCCGTTTGGAGGAGAGGTGGGTTTTGGACATTTGGAGGAGAGATGGATTTTGGAAATTTGGAGGAAAAGTGGGATTTTGGGGAGAGGAGGTAGGTTTTTGGACGTGTGGATTAGAGGTTTTAATATAAACCCTGGTTTAGTATTAAAAGGAACCTTCAGGTCCTgctttatgatttatttatccTGCAGTACACTTCACCAGAATAAGCAGAAAACACGTTTTTAAAGATGGTGTGACATTCTTCCCTCATCCTATGTGTATATATTACACAGCAATATAACCTCAACCCTTAGTTTGTCACTAATATTTCCATGCTTTCCAgacaaatatacaaaacaaCAAGACACTTCAAGCGTACACTTCTCtctcaaaaatgtttaaatgtctaGGGGGTCattagttattaattaatttatgtgCCACGTCAGTGTCCTATGATCCATAAATATTTCCAAGGTGGTGTCCTCTATAAAGTGGTGCCACTATTCCATGGCCCAAGCAATGGTTTGACTTTCCTTTTCTGAAATGGGAATGTCTTTGCTCAACACATCCTAGCACCTCGGAGGCATAGGCAATCTATATGCTAGGTGAGGACAGTCCCTAAATTAACATCACTGGCATCCATCAGGACATGGAACCTGAGGTCTGAACCAGAGAAGATTGGAGGGCTCTCTTAACTTTCATGGAGGCTTGCTGAATCTTGTAATAGGGGAGGGGATGTCAGTTAGTTTGGCAAGTAACCTTTTGTGCCAACATACCAGCCAGAAGGAATGCTGTAGTTCTTTGAGGTCAATGGGTGTAGTATACTTACAAATGTCCTCCACATTTTAACAGTCCACTTCCATTCCCCCAGCTAAAGACAACATGGCCTAGAAAGGAGAGCTGGGTACAGAGCAAGCAGCACTTCTGGATGTTTAACACCAGCTGTGCTAATTTTTGAAAACTCAGGTGTCTGACAAAAAACAATGCTTTCTCCAACAGACACTGAAAGGTGGTGCCAAATAGTATCACCTTAAACTTTACTAGGCTTTGTGGTGTAAcgacagctgttttttttaaacatattcctCCATCTTCACTTGCTAGCACCAGCAGTTCCAGTGCACTGAAGCTAGGTGCTTGTTCATGAAATAACAGCACTGGTGTAGGTTTCCAGCAGGGTCTTGACATTTAATACTCAATGTCCCACAAAGAacagaaaatatccattgactTTGGACACCATAGCCACAGGAGCAGCACAAGTACAAGAGAAGGGTCTGCACATGGTCTTTAATATTTTCTTGCTTCTGGATAGGGGTACAGTACTATCTTCTCCAAACTGGCATGCCATCCTTCATAATGATTTTGTGTTGCATGACTCCAGTGGATCCCATTTTCTCAATCCAGACAGTTGACTACCTCTGCAGCTGCAGGTGAATAATCTCTGGTTGGAAAGCTATCAGTAGATTGTCAGGATGGATTCTATCATTTAACAATGCCACATAGAAATTGGCTAACTATGTTGAAAGAACTGTGCCTAGCGTATTATCCCATACAGATGTTAAGGTTTAGTTTGGTAGCATTCAGGAAATCCTGGCCCAGGAGTTCAAGTTAATACAAGCTGGCATCACTCAACACATTAAGAGCCATTTTGCATGTAGCTGAACCATTTTGCATTGCCAGCTGGAGAAGCATGAAGACTTTCCCAAAAATCATATATTCTTGTCTGTCTGCCATAACAAAAACTTGACTACTGTAGTGTTGTAAATCTTTATTTTTGTGAGCAATGTTCCACAAGTTCATCTACATGAGCATgtatgttcttcctgtgtccacaaATGCATTTTTACTGAACAGATCTGGATGGTCACAACCAAAACAGAAAGTAAAGTGCATGGAGGCCATTCTCTTCTGTCCTCATTTATTTTCGTTGACCTTTTGGTCTGGTGATCATTAGTGTTGAAATTTTACAAACGACTCCAGTAGTTTTTGATGAGATCCAGTCTTTTTCAATCATGTGTCCTGTCTTCACCAACTGGTCTACTGTTGTCAATACCTGGATTCAGTATGTGTCACCCCATCCCATTTCTCTCATCTTTGGACACCACAAAAGATATTGCGCATAATACGTGCATGTAAAAGCCATCAGACACAGAGTGCACAATCATGTGaagcttcttttctttttatttggcATAATCCTCATGTAGGAAGACCTTCAGAAACACAGTCTTCAACATTGTCcagtttttaattttactcTTTGTAGCCAACCACCAGGTCCATGCGGGACCATCGAGCACTGTATTACGCATTCACACTAATTCCTGATCATTGAGGGgacaaaaagaaacattttcacaTTGCTCGATAAGAATGGTTATATCTACTGAAAAGTCAATATAAATAGGATGTATATAAGGTGCACTGAGCAGTAGCAGTAACCTCGGGAGGGCTTGCTGTCACAGCAGGTGTGTATGCAGACTTCAGGAGAAAATCAGTGCTCTATACTTTACTGATTTACGTAGTGAGTATACATATCAGTACCCAAAACAACAGTGATTTAAAATGTCCAGCCCAGTGTTCAGAAAGCATGCATTGACACAAGAAATATTAAGAGAACAGGAGTGAAGTTAATATGACACTTAAAGTGGGGGAGATGCAGTGGTCTCTAATTTATACCCCCATTTTTCTCACCAATACATCCAAAGTCACAATTGCAGAAGTTTCTAATTGCAACTTCAATGAGGAGCTCAGTTTTTTTAATAGACAAACAGTCTCAGACAACAGGTAACGTGATGACATCAGGGTAGTCTCCATAAACAAGTAAAGATTACATTATTAAGATTTGCACAATTATACACCCCATTCGTATTAAATCAGgaaaatttaaaaagtgaagGGTATACCCTGCGCTAACACACTCCAGACTGATCCCCACAGTCTCACTGCGCTAACACACTCTGGACTGACCCCCACAGTCTCAATGCGCTAACACACTCCGGACTGACACCCACAGTCTCACTGTGCTAACACACTCAAGACTGACCCCCACAGTCTCACTGCACTAACACACTCCAGACTGACCCCCACCGTCTCACTGCGCTAACACACTCCGCATTGACCCCTATAGTGTCACTGTGCTAAGACACTCCAGACTGACCCCCGCAGTTTCACTGCACTAACACTCTCCGGACTGACCCCCGCAGTTTCACTGCACTAACACTCTCCGGACTGACCCCCACAGTTTCACTGCGCTAACACACTCTGTACTGACCCCTATAGTGTTACTGCGCCAACACACTCTGGACTGACCcccacagtgtcactgcgctAACACACTCTGGACTGACCCCCACAGTTTCACTTCGCTAACACACTCCGGACTGACCCCTACATTGTCACTGTGCTAACATTCTCTGGACTGACCCCTACAGTCTCACTGCGGTAACACACTCCGGACTGACCCCCACAGTCATAATGAGGTAACACACTCCGAACTGACCCCCACAGTTTCACTGCGCTAACACACTCTGGACTGACCCCCACAGTTTCACTGTGCTAACACACTCCGGACTGACCCCTATAGTGTCACTGCGCTAACACACTCTGGAATGACCCCCACAGTTTCACTTCGCTAACACACTCCGGACTGACCCCCACATTGTCACTGTGCTAACATTCTCTGGACTGAACCCAACAGtctcactgcagtaacacactccGGATTGACCCCCACAGTCATAATGAGGTAACACACACCGGACTGACCCCAAGAGTCTCACTGTGCTAACACACTCCGGACTGACCCCCACATTGTCACTGTGCTAACATTCTCTGGACTGACCCCACAGTTTCACTGCACTAACACACTCCGGACTGACTCCTATAGTGTCACTGCCCTAACAGACCCAGGACTGACCCCCACAGTCTCACTGTGCTAAAACACTCCAGACTGACCCCAACAGTCTCACTGCGCTAACAAACTCTGCATTGACCCCTATAGTGTCACTGTGCTAACACACTCTGGACTGACCCCCACAGTTTCACTGCGCTAACACACTCTGAACTGACCCCCAGTTTCACTGCGCTAACACACTCCGGACTGACCCCTATAGTGTCACTGCGCTAACACACTACGGACTGACCCCTATACTGTCACTGCGCaaacacactctggactgaCCCCCACAGTGTCACTTCGCTAACACACTCTGGACTGACCCCCACATTGTCACTGTGCTAACACACTCTGGACTGACCCCTACAGTGTCACTGTGCTAACACACTCCTGACTGACCCCCACAGTCTCACTGCACTAACACACTCCTGACTGAACCCCACAGTCTCACTGCGCTAACACACTCTGGACTGACCCCTACAGTGTCACTGTGCTAACACACTCCTGACTGACCCCCACAGTCTCATTGCGCTAACACACTCCGGACTGACCCCTATAGTGTCACTGCGCTAACACACTCCGGACTGACCCCCACAGTGTCACTGCCCTAACACACTCCAGATTGACCCTTATAGTGTCACTGTGCTAACACACTCTGGACTGACCCCTACAGTGTCACTGTGCTAACACACTCCTGACTGACCCCCACAGTCTCATTGCGCTAACACACTCCGGACTGACCCCTATAGTGTCACTGCGCTAACACACTCCGGACTGACCCCCACAGTGTCACTGCCCTAACACACTCCAGATTGACCCTTATAGTGTCACTGTGCTAACACAATCCGGACTGACCCCTATAGTGTCACTGCGCTAACACACTCCGGACTGACCCCCACAGTGTCACTGCCCTAACACACTCCAGATTGACCCC is a window of Hoplias malabaricus isolate fHopMal1 chromosome 1, fHopMal1.hap1, whole genome shotgun sequence DNA encoding:
- the LOC136679636 gene encoding uncharacterized protein; the encoded protein is MSKTHLTSKPKTHLCPKYPKPTSPPNGQNPPFPQTSKTQLSLKRPKPTSPTNVQNPTSPPNVQNPPHLKTYKICHPEISKIHLSSKLPKPTSPPNCQNPFLPNGQNPPHLKTYKIYFTLKYPKSTSPPNCQNPPLLQTAKTPLFQTAETHLSPKYPKPTSPPNGQNPPFPQTPKTYLSPKHPKPHLSPKRPKPSPQTSKTPPLPQTSKTHLSPKRPKPTSPPNVQNPPLPQTAETHLSPKSLPQTSKTHLSPKRPKSHLSPKHPKPTSPQNQWNRRHAWNRQSAGECFSAFFSPHE